A region from the Sphingomonas sp. S2-65 genome encodes:
- a CDS encoding type II secretion system F family protein, protein MDMLPILMLGGAVFLVLAMLILAFSGPSAARAGSRRLTGVRDRHAGVVGATAVEAQIRRVSASRSTGMDLAAARLLPNPAQLKKRLAMTGKPWTVGRYGLVTLGLIVVPAALLMLQGAPIWLALFLGLFLGLGLPHFVVGFFIKRRVGKFTAKFPDAIELLVRGLRSGLPITETMGVVGAEVAGPVGEEFRAVSDKMKIGRTLDAALQDTADRLGTPEFQFFTITIAIQRETGGNLAETLANLAEVLRKRSQMKLKIKAMSSESKASALIVGALPFIVFGLVWFINNNYMMNFFQDQRLMVAGGGGLLWMSLGAFIMAKMVNFEI, encoded by the coding sequence GTGGACATGTTGCCGATCTTGATGCTGGGCGGCGCCGTGTTCCTGGTGCTGGCGATGCTGATCCTGGCGTTTTCCGGACCCTCGGCGGCACGTGCCGGATCGCGGCGCCTGACCGGCGTCAGGGACCGGCATGCGGGCGTCGTCGGCGCAACCGCGGTCGAGGCGCAGATCCGCCGCGTTTCCGCGTCGCGTTCCACTGGCATGGATCTGGCGGCGGCGCGGCTGCTGCCCAACCCTGCCCAGCTCAAGAAGCGGCTGGCGATGACGGGAAAGCCCTGGACCGTCGGCCGCTACGGCTTGGTGACGCTGGGCCTGATCGTCGTGCCCGCCGCGCTGCTGATGCTGCAAGGCGCGCCGATCTGGCTGGCCCTGTTCCTGGGGCTTTTCCTGGGGCTGGGCTTGCCGCATTTCGTGGTCGGCTTCTTCATCAAGCGCCGCGTGGGCAAGTTCACCGCCAAGTTTCCCGATGCGATCGAGCTGCTGGTGCGCGGCCTGCGCTCCGGCCTGCCGATCACCGAGACGATGGGCGTGGTCGGTGCCGAAGTGGCGGGGCCCGTTGGCGAGGAGTTCCGCGCGGTTTCCGACAAGATGAAGATCGGCCGGACGCTCGACGCCGCGCTTCAGGATACCGCGGACCGGCTCGGCACGCCCGAGTTCCAGTTCTTCACCATCACCATCGCCATCCAGCGCGAGACCGGCGGCAATCTGGCCGAGACGCTCGCCAATCTGGCCGAGGTGCTGCGCAAGCGCTCGCAGATGAAGCTGAAGATCAAGGCGATGTCGTCGGAATCCAAGGCGTCGGCGCTGATCGTCGGCGCCCTGCCCTTCATCGTCTTCGGCCTCGTGTGGTTCATCAACAACAATTACATGATGAACTTCTTCCAGGATCAGCGGCTGATGGTCGCCGGCGGCGGCGGGCTGCTGTGGATGAGCCTGGGCGCCTTCATCATGGCCAAGATGGTCAATTTCGAGATCTGA
- a CDS encoding type II secretion system F family protein, translating into MTTPNGPTLLGVDVLWVATLLAAVAAGAMMFAIYTALSVRDPMAKRVKALNDRREQLKAGITASTSKRRAKLVQKNETTDRIRSLLSFMKVLQDEQVKVAQNKLLQAGIRRKEWAVAVIFGRLVLPIVIGGFIGFLVYGTNTFADWSGFKKYMLVAGALILGYKGPDLYLKNAIQKRSHAIRKGLPDALDLLVICAEAGLTVDAAFARVSRELGKAYPELGEEFSLTAIELGFLTERRQAFENLANRIDLEAIRGVVTTMIQTEKYGTPLASALRVLSAEFRNERMMRAEEKAARLPAIMTVPLILFILPVLFIVILGPAACSINDALIK; encoded by the coding sequence ATGACCACTCCCAACGGACCGACATTGCTGGGCGTCGACGTGCTATGGGTGGCGACCCTTCTCGCCGCCGTGGCCGCCGGCGCGATGATGTTCGCGATCTACACCGCGCTCAGCGTGCGCGATCCGATGGCCAAGCGCGTCAAGGCGCTGAACGACCGGCGCGAACAGTTGAAGGCGGGCATCACCGCCTCCACCAGCAAGCGCCGCGCGAAGCTGGTCCAGAAGAACGAGACCACCGACCGCATCCGATCGCTCCTGTCCTTCATGAAGGTGCTGCAGGACGAACAGGTCAAGGTTGCGCAGAACAAGCTGCTCCAGGCCGGCATCCGCCGCAAGGAATGGGCGGTCGCGGTGATCTTCGGTCGGCTGGTGCTGCCGATCGTGATCGGCGGCTTCATCGGCTTCCTGGTCTATGGCACCAACACCTTTGCAGACTGGTCGGGCTTCAAGAAGTACATGCTGGTCGCGGGCGCGCTGATCCTGGGCTATAAGGGTCCGGACCTGTATCTGAAGAACGCGATCCAGAAGCGCAGCCATGCGATCCGCAAGGGCTTGCCCGACGCACTCGACTTGCTGGTGATCTGCGCCGAGGCGGGCCTAACCGTCGACGCCGCCTTCGCCCGCGTGTCGCGCGAACTCGGCAAGGCCTATCCCGAACTCGGCGAGGAGTTCTCGCTAACTGCGATCGAGCTCGGCTTCCTGACCGAGCGCCGCCAGGCATTCGAGAACCTGGCCAACCGGATCGATCTGGAGGCTATTCGCGGCGTGGTCACCACCATGATCCAGACCGAGAAATACGGCACGCCGCTTGCCTCCGCGCTGCGCGTGCTCTCGGCCGAGTTCCGCAACGAACGCATGATGCGCGCCGAGGAAAAGGCCGCCCGTCTGCCGGCGATCATGACCGTGCCGCTGATCCTGTTCATCCTGCCGGTGCTGTTCATCGTGATCCTGGGTCCAGCAGCCTGTTCGATCAACGACGCGCTGATCAAGTAA